In Saccopteryx leptura isolate mSacLep1 chromosome 9, mSacLep1_pri_phased_curated, whole genome shotgun sequence, the genomic window ATCTTATTTACTCTAATACATTCCAGCTGAAACCTGTACcttaaaccatttttaaatagGTATATTGAGATCTTCAGAAGTAGCAGGAATGAAATCAAAGGATTTTATGATCCACCAAGAAGATTGCTGGGCCAGCGACCAGGACCATATGATAGACCAATAGGAGGAAGAGGGGGTTATTATGGAGCTGGGCGTGGAAGTATGTATGACAGAATGCGACGAGGAGGTGATGGATATGATGGTGGTATGTGTATCTAATGAACAAAGgttctgttgtcattttcttaatGTTCCTGACACTTTGTCAAGAAATACAGAAATGGCATTAATTTCAGTACCTACTAGGTTTTAAAACCTGTTCATGAAAATAACAGATTCCATGACCAGCCATGGGACTTGATTGATGCACATATTGGCACCTGGATAATGTatacagaaattaaaatgaagatattGGGCATGTTTTGACATTCTCTGTTTGGTATCAGGGTGAAAATTCATTTAGGTGTCTAAATGTAtccttttgagatttttttaacttctacCCAGTGTTAACTTCTTTTTTCACATGCCGGAAGTTGCAAACATAATAATTGAGCCAAACTGCTTACTGCTAAGTATGCTTTtgtaaactatattataaaatttatctcTTTAAAGTGTATTCATGTGTTCTCAAATTACACAGGTTATGGAGGTTTTGATGACTATGGTGGCTATAATAATTATGGCTATGGAAATGATGGCTTTGATGACAGAATGAGAGATGGAAGAGGTAAACTAAATACTAAAGACACTCATTTGTAGGTGAATTTTAGTATTTGCCTTACAACCACTTTTAGTGGTAATACAGATGACAAAGTCAACTCAGGCATATATTACTGTATTCTGCATAGAGTTTTGTACAGATACTTTCTGGTAAATTCTCCATTTGATGTTTAGAACAACTAGTAAGTGTGACAATCTTGGGGTTGCCAGAAAGGTGTAAATAGGAAAAGATGTGTGTAGGGGAGAAATGCTTTTCTACATGTATCTGTtcataatctggaaatgtttcttTAGGTATGGGAGGACACGGCTATGGCGGAGCTGGTGATGCAAGTTCAGGTTTTCATGGTGGTCATTTTGTACATATGAGAGGATTGCCTTTTCGTGCTACTGAAAATGACATTGCTAATGTGAGTAATTTCAGTAATAAATGGTTTTTATACTAATCCTGCTCTCTAAATTTTGAAGCATTCtctttttagcgagagacagagggacagacaggaaggaagagagatgagaagcatttaacttgtagttgaggcacttttttttttggttcattgattgctttctcatacgtgcctttaaCAGgtggctccagtcaagccagcaaccatgaggtcatgtctatgatgccacactcaagccagcagcctcggggtttcaaacctaggtcttcagtatcccaggttgacactctatccactgtgccaccacctggccaggctgaagcatttttaatattctcatcTTTATGGTTTCAATATCTGAATCCCTTTAATGTGAATGTATTTCAAGTAGTTGATGAATATTTTTGTGTCCATTGTATGCTGACCTACATGGGATTTTAgcaagtcagcctgacctgtggcggcacagtggataaagcattaaccttgaactctgaggacctaggttcgaaaccctgggcttacctggtcaagacacttgggaattgatgcttcctgcttttttgccccctccttctttcctctctctaaactaAACAAATACaatctttgaaaagaaagaaattagcaaGCCTAGCCTCTGggtgctcagtggctagagccttgacctgaaaccctgagcttgcctggttaaggcacatacagcaagcaacaagcaagcaatgaacaactaaagtgaagcaactatacttctcAATCCCCCCCACCCTCTGTATCTTTACTAAAAAATTactgagcctgaccaagtggtggtgcagtggatagagcattggactgggatacagaatcagcttcaaaaccccaaggtccccagcttgagagaagggtcattggcttgaacgaggggtcacttgctctgctgcagccaccaGTCCATCGTGTCCCATGTTggacccccccatcaaggcacatacaaggaagcaatcaatgaacaactaaggagccacagtgaagaattgatgctcctcgtctccctatctgtccctatcctcctcctcctcctctctccctccctgccacgtcacaaaaaaaaagttaaaaaaaaattagtgaaagaCTGATCAGCATAGAGtgggtgatatatatatatctccaaagtGAGAATTGGGGGAGGGGTCAGAGTCCCTCATGTGtttcaacagggatccacccggcatgcccaccaggggaagatgctcgctctggggtgttgctccatagcaaccagagccattctagcacctgaggcggaggccgtggagccagcctcagtgcccgggccaactttgctccaatggagccttggctgtgggaggggaagagagggagagggtagaagggtggagaaacagatgggcgcttctcctgtgtgccctggcagggaatcaaacccaggacttcacatgctgggctgacgttctactgctgagtcaactggccagggcgagtgcgtgattttttaaagtataaatatgtTAATGAGAGAAAAGTTGAAGTAGTTTGGTTTGACTTTCTTGGTTTATGTGATGAGCTGAAAATAGTGCAGGTAGGTGCTGCTATTGATTTGAAATTGATTGGTTCGAGAATCAGCAAACTTCAGCCCATGAGTCATCTAGTCGCATGCATTTACTTATTGAGTAGTTGGCTCCCAGTGGCCTACAAAGCCAAGAGTAtttactgtctctctcttttggggtgggggagctgacagagaggaagggagagagatgaaaagcatcaactggtagtcgtggcaccttaattgttcattgattgctttctcatatgtgccttgactggggggctccagctaaaccagtgacctcatgctcaagccagcaacctaggtctgtgaacctgggtcctcaacatcccagaccgacgctctgTCCTTTATCTAGctcttaaagaaaatttttgctttttctgggAACTAATTGGTCTAAGTTCCTGGTGCTTTTTAGGATCACTTAAACCTGGTTAACTTGTGATTAGAACTAAGTGATATATTTTGTGAGTCATCCATCCATATATAGCTGGTAGGTTTATTAAACTCCAGTCATTCTGAATCATGAACCCAATTTCAAATACCTTTCTTGGGAGTGAGGGTGGGGTGATTGTTCTTCTCCCTCTCAGTAGTAGGTTATGAGACTTTCATCTGTTTAAGGATAAACATTCTctagcttaaaaatattttccttctcaaATTTAGCTTTACAGCACAGGGCAATAGAGGGTTTGTTTTAATGGATAAGGATAAACAAAGGCATGTGGTAATTTCAGTAATGTAAATATAACAAGTTTTCCTTTCTTTAGTTCTTCTCACCACTAAATCCAATACGAGTACACATTGATATTGGAGCTGATGGCAGAGCAACAGGAGAAGCAGATGTAGAGTTTGTGACACATGAAGATGCAGTAGCTGCCATgtctaaagataaaaataacatgcGTAAGTAGTAATGTTGGCATGAAATCCTGTTTCCTAGGTGTGAACTTGTTTCTCATAGTAAGTTCAGACTTTACTAAAGCATTAATTCAGACTTTTAATACTTGACAGATTATTATAGGGGGAAATGGTATGTTACATGTACTTGCCTGAGTTCCCCTGCCCTTGAAAATCAACACTTCTTAACCTGTACATTGATCAACTTGGATAAGTTATTCCTGCatgtcttcagttttttgtttttgttttacagggagagagggatagacagggacagacaggaacggagagagatgagaagcatcaatcataagttttttgttgtgacaccttagttcattgattgctttctcatatgtgccttgaccgcaggccttcagcagattgagtaaccccttgctcaagccagcgaccttgggtccaaactggtgagctttttttgctcaagctggcgacctcagggtctcgaacctgggtccttccacatcccagtctgacactctatccactgcgccacagcctggtcaggcttgtcttcAGTTTTTAAGCCATTAGATTTCACCTCAACCAGCGATTCTCTAATCTGGCTACACATCTATCACTTGGTACTTAAGTTTTCCTGGACACTACTCTTAGATTCTAATTCAGTTCTATGAGTGGGCCTGGGATTTTTAAGAAGTATATACCAGCTGGTTTTGTTTGTAATAATCAGTcctttttataaatgaggaaactcagTCTCCAAACACTTTCTACTTGTTCCAGGTTACACAGTT contains:
- the HNRNPH3 gene encoding heterogeneous nuclear ribonucleoprotein H3 isoform X4, yielding MYDRMRRGGDGYDGGYGGFDDYGGYNNYGYGNDGFDDRMRDGRGMGGHGYGGAGDASSGFHGGHFVHMRGLPFRATENDIANFFSPLNPIRVHIDIGADGRATGEADVEFVTHEDAVAAMSKDKNNMQHRYIELFLNSTPGGSSGMGGSGMGGYGRDGMDNQGGYGSVGRMGMGNNYSGGYGTPDGLGGYGRGGGGSGGYYGQGGMSGGGWRGMY
- the HNRNPH3 gene encoding heterogeneous nuclear ribonucleoprotein H3 isoform X1, yielding MDWVMKHNGPNDASDGTVRLRGLPFGCSKEEIVQFFQGLEIVPNGITLTMDYQGRSTGEAFVQFASKEIAENALGKHKERIGHRYIEIFRSSRNEIKGFYDPPRRLLGQRPGPYDRPIGGRGGYYGAGRGSMYDRMRRGGDGYDGGYGGFDDYGGYNNYGYGNDGFDDRMRDGRGMGGHGYGGAGDASSGFHGGHFVHMRGLPFRATENDIANFFSPLNPIRVHIDIGADGRATGEADVEFVTHEDAVAAMSKDKNNMQHRYIELFLNSTPGGSSGMGGSGMGGYGRDGMDNQGGYGSVGRMGMGNNYSGGYGTPDGLGGYGRGGGGSGGYYGQGGMSGGGWRGMY